GCGGCGTATCCCAAAATGTAGTAGACGTTGTCGATGAGTCCCGGTGCAGCGGAGAAGCGAGTCCGGAGTGAACGAGAGATGATCAGACGGGCATTGTTGCAGATCTCGGCCACGATTCTGTCCGAGTCGGGTTGGAGACGAGACGCCGTGCGGTAGAGAATCAATTGGCAGAACCAGATGCTGAGTTCGAGAGTTGAGGGACCATCGTTGGCTATAaatcccaaaaaaaaaggaaaagagaaaaaaaaaatcagcGCCAAAAGTTGCATCTGCACTGATCAGTCAAGATTTTTCATACCGATGAGATGAGCCCACTCCATTTTCCAGCGTTCAATCTCCTCAAATTCACCTTCGGTGTATCGAAGCCGTTGGATGTTATGTTGGATTCGTAGGGCTATTCGGTATAGCTTGATTTCCGCCACAATCCGTCCGTCTTCGGGCGTGGCCCTTGGATTATCCAGGATGCGCGTGCATTGGTCCAGGTGATGTTGCTGCACATTGACGGATCGACCGTATCCAAGAGCGGCACTTGATTGAATCGTCAGTCAAAAGGAGTCCCGAAAAGTAAACGCCAATTTGTCTggagaaaagggggaagagaaacaTACTGCAGGTGTGTGAGGCAAAATGTGTTCCAAAGACGCATTTGTGTCAATACCTCGTCAGTCAAGATGCTCTTCGTGGGAACACTACCGAGGAAATTGAATGCCGTCAAAGCATGATTTATTGAGATTCCGCTCAACAGCCACCCATCCATAAAGCCTTCCTTGTGGCCTGAGGTAGGGTAGAGACACAGCAAGGCCAGTGATTGAAGTAGATCAGTGGTCAAGTGTGATCGTCTCCATAGAATTTTGGTCACTCCGTGCTGTACTTGCATGGAGATCTCATGTATTGTGTTGGCAGGCATTCCTGGCAAGTATCGTGAGGCTAGAAGACAGGCAGTGTTGAACAAGAGGGTGTCTGTCCTCTGTATGCTGGATGAAAGGTCAATTGAGACCCATGGACTAAAGTACTCGATGAATCTATACAGCGGATCAGTGTcgaccttttttttttcttgctttttctttttgattccgCCCAGTAGGGTCGAAAGTACAGGGGACGACGGAACTCACAAATCAATCAGTTTGAGTGATAACTTGGCATCAATGATTCCCTGGGAGACCACATCCCCCATCAGGTCCGCCTCTGTCGACAGTTTGGTCCCGGAAGCACTCGGTCTGAAGATCACGCATGAATTGCATCGGCTTGAGGGTGAATGAGGAGGCAGACCAGCCATCATTAGATGTGACATCATCCACACTGCGAGCACCGAGAGACGGTGGACTTCCCGCAACTGGTGGTGTTGGTTCACCATCTGGCGCATCAAATGAATCATCTCTCCCATGCCTCGTTCCAGAGACACGAGCCGCTCCTCGATGGAAGGAATTGCAGTGTTGGCGTCCGACCATGTCGAGGCACTGTCCTGGAATCGATCTTGTGTCTCCGGGAGTTCGCAATCAAGTCTGCCAAGAAAAGCACAGATCCattagttttcttttcttggaagaagaaaaaatttCAACACTGCGTTCATGTGTCTGTCTACTTGTGGGTCGATGTGCAAGTACATGGGTCCCCTGGTCAGATACGGCGCCTCCCTTGAGCTTCGCAGTGGGAAGTGGATCTGATGACACAGAAAAACCTCAAAGATAGCCAAACAAAAGGCTGTCcagaggaagggagaaggggcaAAGGGACTGAAATGGATATCATACGAGCCATCTCACGAACCTCAAAGAGAGACACCGACGACAAGCATGTCCCCGCGGGTCCAGATCACATCTTGTCTTTAGTTTACGGCAAGTATTGCATGCAGTCATCGACCGGCGAATTCGGCCCCTCGGACGAGATTCCTGGCCGATCGAGTCCATTCGCTGGCTATCGTCCATGGGCGCGAGGCTCTTGGTTTCCCACGACGTCGTGGTGGTCGATTGCTCGGTTCGCGTCATTGCTACTTATCATGAAAATGGTCGTGGCAGGAGTTATATGTGATTCATTAAATGGACGAGAATGAAGGCCAATTGCAGCGAGAAGGTCCGGGAATGGGTGTGTCAATGGAGGCGGAAGATCTAACTCTTCTCAAGACCGAACCCGAGAGAAGGGtaatgaagaagaagcgaaagaagaaagaaagagagaaagaaagcgCAACCGATTGAGAGATACGGGCCGTCAAGTTCAAGGGGGTTCAATATCTGGAAGTGGTCGATGGGAAGAAAGATGAGAGAGTAGAAcggggaagggggaagggaggtTGTGGATGGAAGCACATCAACGGCTGGACCCTTCTAAGCCCAGTTTCATGGCCATGAAGATCATTAAATTCTAGGGTTTGATTGCAGTGGAGATAGTCGATGCTTTTTAAAGAGATAGCAGACTGAATGTCCAGAACCAATTGCGACACGGCCCCGTGGATTGACGATATCGAAGGTCCGCCAGAGTGCGCAGGTACGTATCCACTTCGTGGCGGACCTGGGGTAAACCGTGAGAGCATCCACCAATGTTGAAGTTCGCCACGGCTTCTAGAAAGCTAAGAGGTCATTCGGACCTTTGCTGGACTTTGACAGTTCATTGCCCAAACGTAATCAGAGAGGGGGTGAGTGAAGCACATTGGCTCTTCCTGATCCCGACGTGAGCCGTCTGGACAGGTTTTctgaagggaggggaaaagggaatcaagagaacagagagatggagattgagGGGGAAAGTTCAATGATGGGCTGAGAAAAGTACCCGTGAGTCGATGCATTTGACCCCATTTTCCCCCAGTCCCAAAGATGGACGAAGCCTGCTGAGTGATGCGCACCGAGGTTTGGGTGAGATTAGGAGGATATCCGATGAAGGCTAGCTCCGAATGTGTCCAGACTAGGCCCCCGTCCTTCCTCACACGCCTCCCTGACTGAGCTGTCTAGCGTCCCGTGCGGTTGGGCCCAAGTGTATATTCACTATATTTGTCTTCTGGGATTCTGTCGCTAACCAAGCTCGGGGATGCTCCCGTGCAAATCACTTTCTCGTGCGGGTTTGACCTCCTCCGAGAGACCGAGACCTTATCGCGGATCCTCAGCCTCTTTCAGGTCGAGTGCAAATCGATGCGGTTCATATTATGAATATTTATCCTTTTTGAGGCTTGGGATCGTTATCTGAACGGTGGACTGGTCCCTGGCCACTTGACCACCTTTCCACATGGAGTAAAAGGAACATGTAATGGAACAACATCTTTGACGGCGGTTCCCTTTGCCAGTTATGGTAGATTGTCAATCCCTCTCCCCGTCCTTTCCCTCGATGCATTGGAAATTGTTCCCCTCACAGGCTCCCAAGCAATCACCTCATCGGTCTGATTTTGACCATTCTGCTCTTCGTGCATCTTTCCATGCAAAgtggggagggaggagaaaagagaatgagagaggggaatactACTggctttgggggggggggtcatATCAGGCATGATCAAGTGGGCCGTCAGACTGTGGGTAAATTGCTCTTGAGTGGAGAGAATTCCTTCTGAGGagaccgaaaaaaaaaaaaagaaaaagaaaaagaaaaagaaaaagaaaagaataagaaaaagGTCGCGGGATATTCTGGCTGGCATGTGCTAATTGCTCTCGCAAGGCCAACCAATTCGGTCGGCCCAGTCACCATTCTGGGACAGAATTGAGGGTTTCGACCGGGGGCGAAAGAGGACCCCCTCTTGAAGCAATGCGACTCTGTAAGTTTCTGGATTCGGTTAACGCCGGGTCTCTACCGGTTAATGCTTGGGCCCCTGTTCGCCTTATCCTGGAGGTTGACACTGGGGtcgatctcttcctcctgggTGCTGAAGCAGCTGGAAGCAACCGGATCGAttttttgactttggtgACGGACGGCATGGACATGGACTGCTCGATGAATTTTGGGTTTGAGAATCCAAACAAGACGCCAATTCCGTCGGTGGTGTTTGGTAGGCCATCCTGTAAACAAGCCAAGAGCGTCATTTCCGCCCACCTGGGAAATAAGAGCGAGGAATCAATGACGACCAGGAAAAGGCTTCCCTTGCGGCTGTGCTAACCACAACTGAATCCTGCATGTCTGTAAAGAGTAGTGGCCGTGTTCTTGTTTCTCAtggttcctctttttttttgactttcgTTCCtttcttcaatctcttctCATTTTTGCGGAGAACCCTTCGTTTGATTTGATGGTATGGTTGACCAATTCAAGCGACACACCAGTCCAATTTCTCCGTGTCGGAAGAACTGTTCTGTAAAATGATTGGacgaaagaaagaaagagagagagagagagagagacagacagacagagagacCCTTGGATTGCATTTGATCAGCGCAAGCTccaattgaagaaaaaaaaaaaaaaaaggggagtCCACCCAACTCAattccccctctccccctccccccaaaagatCTGGGACTAAAGATCACTGTCATGATAAAACGTAAATCCAGATTGGACCAGCCAGGTTTGTCTGAAATCAGGCGAGGATGAGTGGTTCGGTGGCTCTGAGGCCGCCAACGAAAATTGTCATCCGAGGTTCAACGGTGCAATCACCTCGGTCGGCTCCACCAAGTCCACGAGCAATATCGAAAATGTTCTGCGCGCAGCTAACTGCCTTCCAGATCGGGCCTTAGTCTACGGTCGGTGGTGATCCTAGAAGGCACGAATAGGAAGAGGCGGTCAGGAGCCAGTGTATCGTCGCAGGACTCTCAGTCCTCTGGAGCAGTCCCTTCCCCTGGTCCATCGTCCATGGCAAATGCAGTCAAATCCCGTTGGCAGCTCGGTGGCTTGTCCTGCACCTCTTGCTTTCATTAGACTCTTGGCGTCGCCTGAGTCTGGGGTAGAGGGGCACCGTCTCGCAGGAGACAGCAGTGGCAGCCAGCGTGAGAACTGAGTCTCGCTCGATCCTGAATGAGCAatatgtttctttttccccttcttgtttcttcctattttcttttttttggatccttttccatctcaaAGGGTGGCAAACAGAGTAACGCCCTCCGCTCTCCCGAAATGAGGTGAAACGTCCATTTAGAGGGATGGATCGCGCGAGTGTGCGCTAGTTACATGTCTTCCGTGATTGCAGCGTCTAGAGACCCTCTTTTTGGATTCTCACCCGATGAGAGACATAGGATTGCGCTTGTCTTATCGGAATGATCGGAGGAGCGCCAAGCGTGGATCGGCTGACATGCAAAACATCAAGCAATGCCCAGGGATCGCAAGACGGACTGGTTGCGGTGTGTCCTTGGGCTCTGTGTCCAAGTGCCCAcggtcccccccccccccccccccccccaaaaaaaacaaaaccaaaTCAAGGAGAGTATGAACAAAAAAGCCTTTCTCGGTGCTTGGGGCGTTTTTCTCGACTCGAAGATTCGGACGGCCGGACGGGCCCATTGGAGTCAAGTGGGAGCCTAAAGCAAAGCGAAGCTCACATTGGAAGGATGCAGGGTGGAGACAAGGCTCGGAACGTTTAGCCAAGACGGAAATGTCCTGATGAGTATACGCGGGGATCGAGAAGAGCCTCGCAAGGACGGGAGGATGTATGGCCGTTGAGAAGATCATGGCGAGAATGGCCCTCTGTCTCGCCTTCTCTCTGGCGGGAGATGGCTAAGACTTTTCCAGTTTTGCGCCGAAGGCGCTTATGCACAAAATCATCACAGAGTCCGCCCTCGCTTTGGGTCGACAAGTCCAGGCCTTGGTCATGAACAGGCCTCGGACAATCCCAATCTATTCACGGAGATTCTCACTCCCCCTCCAGGAGGCAACGAGTGCCAATATCTCCATGGATTCCGATCAGATCACGTAATTTCAGCAAAAGCTCAGACATGGCAAAATGATTGGGATGATAAGGCTAGATCCACTCGCCGGTACTAATGCAAAGAGCCCTGTCGCCCTACAGGCAAGCAGTTTAAAGCTCATGGGTTCAGGACCCCCCAACCTACTTACTCGTCGCGATGGGAGAAGGGGAAGCACCCAAATAAGACACCTCTTCTCGTCAACCAGTGGCAGCGTGCCCGTTAGAGTTTCACCTTGGAGCTTCTGGAAATTTCCTGGAATTTCCGCCGTCAATAACCTCGCTAGACCAGCAATTGacctccaaaaaaaaggttgatGAAGATAAGTGTCATGCGGGTGACAGCGGGCCGGCCAAGCCCGCAGCTACCTGGGAATCTTACTGATAAGACTTTGCGCCACGAGAATTGCCAACAAGCTATTTccagaaaagaagaatctgACTGGAGAAAAAAGACCTCTGTGGAGGTGATCAATCGTGGTGGTCGGTTATATTCTCCGAGACCTGATCAAGTCAGACAAGTCAGCGTCATTTCAGCTGAGCCTGGATCGGGTTGCTATTGTCGGGAGGTACAGTTCATCTTGATTTTGGAAAAATTCTTCGACCGCAAACGCCATCATTGTGAAGAACAGGTTGCGATGCAGTCAAACGTTGACTCGTCATGCAGACTGGAATGTAAAACGTTCGTGCCGAAGACAAACCCGGATCCGGGTTCATGATCGTAGTATCATAGGCGCTTTTGCTTCAACCTCCTAGCGAAAGCTTGCGCATGACATGATCTATGCGCCGTATACATCAATGCAGCGTGGGAAACTCATTACACGGTAGATGTCTGCAGCAATCCCTTTTCACACCTGTTCAGCGGACGCCCGTTTGCTCTCCCCGCGCACCTTCCTATTACATCGACTTGATGCCAACTTGCCGCTATAGCATTCTCGTCTATTGCAGGTAGAGAGCTTGAATGCATTTGAGTCACGGGAGACCTGACAAGACTTCCAGAGAGATATCATGATTCATCTTTGTGAAACAAGTGATTGCTTTTCTAGAGCGTCCAGTGATGGAACATCGCCCATGTCACAGCCCCCGGGGGCCTGTGGCTCTCTACTGATGCTCTGATCAAGACATACCAGAGTTACTTAATAGACTAAGCATTCTTTTTCCACCTGCCTAAAATAGGAGGCCCTGTAGCTGAGGAGACGTCGTGGGTCAGCATACATGCATCATGTGTCCTCTACAACCTTAATATTCGAGTAATATTATGCCAAGTAAGAACCAAGTCACACAACTGCTAGTTGTGGCGAGGGAATCGAGTGACTTGTTGAATTGGGGGTGCCTCGGTGACCTGGTGAATTGAAGGGACTGCAGGTGTGGTGGTCTGGCCTCAGTCAATATTTTCTGGTTGAGTTCATCGAGGATATACTCCGAACAAAGGTTGATAGGACAATCTCTAAGGTCCACTTTCGGAGATCTAGTAGAACGTGCTGAAGGGCTCTCTATTCATCACAATTAGACGACAGTCCATCTGTGCCTGTGTACAAACATCGAATGTGCCCCCTCCCCGCATGTATAGTAGCTCTTCGTACACGAAATGCTAAAGCTTCGAGCAACCTCTGTTGAGTTCGTTGACTGGTGAGAATGGCCCTCAAAAATGCCTCAGAGAAGGCTGGAGGACGATCCTCAGGTTTTCAATTTCACCTGATTTCTGTGCTTCATTCAAACATTAAGATTCTTGTAGCCTGAACCACTTTTACACGAACGCCATCAACTTGAATAgatttgatcttcttcatctatattcttttcttcgccTTGACTATATTTCAACGTCATGGGAATAATGAAGTGTATACCTACCCCCTTTGCAGGAAATTCGCTCCGGGTCCAGCAGCTATCAAGCGCCTAGAAGGGGATTTCTCCCTGTCCCGGGGATTTCCTCTtcgctctcttccttcttctctcagaTAGCTTCCAATCCGAGCTTTTTCGCTCTCATCCCTGCCTCCTTGCGTCTCAAGCTTCGAAATCTGTCACTTTATGGTCTACGTGCACAGAAAAGCAAGAGAGGGGAATATTCTCGTTAGTGATCTACGAGAAACGCAAGACAAACACAGAGGAAAGAGTAAGAGGGGAAAGCTGCAGGTGGCAGCCGGGAAAAACTTCTCTTCTATACTGGTA
The window above is part of the Penicillium oxalicum strain HP7-1 chromosome VI, whole genome shotgun sequence genome. Proteins encoded here:
- a CDS encoding Transcriptional activator of proteases prtT; protein product: MTRTEQSTTTTSWETKSLAPMDDSQRMDSIGQESRPRGRIRRSMTACNTCRKLKTRCDLDPRGHACRRCLSLRLDCELPETQDRFQDSASTWSDANTAIPSIEERLVSLERGMGEMIHLMRQMVNQHHQLREVHRLSVLAVWMMSHLMMAGLPPHSPSSRCNSCVIFRPSASGTKLSTEADLMGDVVSQGIIDAKLSLKLIDLFIEYFSPWVSIDLSSSIQRTDTLLFNTACLLASRYLPGMPANTIHEISMQVQHGVTKILWRRSHLTTDLLQSLALLCLYPTSGHKEGFMDGWLLSGISINHALTAFNFLGSVPTKSILTDEVLTQMRLWNTFCLTHLHAALGYGRSVNVQQHHLDQCTRILDNPRATPEDGRIVAEIKLYRIALRIQHNIQRLRYTEGEFEEIERWKMEWAHLIANDGPSTLELSIWFCQLILYRTASRLQPDSDRIVAEICNNARLIISRSLRTRFSAAPGLIDNVYYILGYAALTLCDYTPSDPLIDQVRGFLLHLAPSSDHLAYRIACIVSEVQRRYSEAASVGQASPSSDVMKPPLFVVPGSRSGSMDMGGLMPASGMDPLVEGYGCFEQLIPNNYVSTQTSFSAPAMFQHHSAPVTGGAMPMGLVPRALHDL